The genomic segment AGAATTACTTCACCGACGGGGTTTTGAACCGGATACAGAATTCCTATTACCAGAAGCGCTCCGGGGATGTGATCCTCTACCTGACCCCCGGATGGGTGGAGCACAGCAATTTGGGAGACGGGGTCTACCAGGAGTTCAGGTATGCTCCCCACGTACCCCTGATCTTCTATGGCTGGAAGATAAACCGGGTGAGTATCCCCTCCCGGGTGTCTCCCACCGATATCGCCCCTTCCATTGCATCCTTTATGGAGATTTCCATGCCTGATAATGTGACGGGCGAGGTGATCCGGGAGTTGGTTAAGTAAGGCTTTTATTGAAGCTGTCCCTGGATTCGCAGAAGACTTTGATCAGGCCGGGATCTTTCTCCACGGCATTTCCAACCACAATCATATCGGCCCCGGCCCGGAAAAGCTCCAGGGCCGTTTCCGCGGAACGGATCCCGCCACCCACCATCAGGGGAAGTGAAATTCCCTGCCTGACGGCACTGATCATAGTGGGGGCAACAGGCTGGACCGCACCGCTTCCTGCCTCCAGGTAGAGGGCTTTCAGTCCCAGCATCTCTCCGGCCATGGCAGTGGCTACGGCAATATCTGTCTTATCTCCGGGTATAGGCCGGGTGTGGCTCATATACTCCACCGAGCTCGCCGGCCCGTTTTCTATCAGTATATATCCGGTGGGAATCACCTCAATTCCGGTTCTGCGAAGGTGGGGGGCTGCCAGCACGTGGTTTCCGATGAGGAATTCAGGATTGCGTCCGGAGATCAGAGAGAGAAACAGGATTCCGTCTGCCAGCTCCGACAACTGAAAGACATTTCCCGGAAAGATAAAGACCGGCAATCTGGTCCCCAGCTTCAAAGCGGTAATGCTTATGTCAATGGGTTTAAAGAGGATGCTTCCGCCTACCAGCAGAAGGTCGGGCGGATGCAGATTGATCAATTCAATCAACTCCTCCAGACTCCCGTTGTCATACCCGTCGGGGTCCACCAGCAGAGCGATCCGTTTCTTGCTCCTGTCCTTAAGCTCCTGATAGAAACCGTTCATTTCTTGACGCACCAGACCAGGGCGTAATTTTCGTGTTGAAGATACTCCATTTCAAAGCTTTCATCCCCGTTGCCATTCACCACATGGCCTTTCATAAAACCGTGCTCCTCCGGTACGAAAGGCGCGATGGTGATACCGTCCCGGAAGTTGATGTCCTGTTTGTCACAAATCTTGTACAGGGCTTCTTTGGCACACCAGTGCAGGTAGAGGTGAAACTTCGACAGCTCCGGATCCCGGGTGATGGTCTCCCGTTCGTTTATGAATTTATTGGCCACCTTGCTTATCTTTCCGGACATGTACTCCAGGTCGATCCCTACGCGCTGGTCTTTGCTGATCAGCACAGCAGTCAGGTTATTCGAGTGGGAGATGCTGATGTTGTGAGTGTTGCCTCTTACGAAGGGCTTGTTTTCGGAATTATAGAGGATCCGGGTATCTTTCCCGATCATGGTTTTCACCAGTGCACGGACGCTGAGCCATTCAATTTTCCTGCTGATGTTCCTGAAGCTGTCGAGTTTTGTTTTCTCTACTTCAACCAGGTTGACCATGCCGTAGAGTGTATCAAAATCCTCCGTTATCTCCCACACACCTAAATGGCAATCCGGTAATATTTCTGTTTTCAAAAATACTCCCACAATATCTCGGTTAGATCCCCGGAGAGGGGTGACTAAGTTAAACAAATTTGATTAATACTTCCACTCGGTGGTTTCGATCAGATGCAGGATGTCTTCTCTGAGGAATTCTATGACCGGGTTCAGAGAATCGCGGTTGGGCCTGCAGTTGAAATAGAGCGAGCCTCTCAGGAAATGATCGGTACTGTCGGTGATAAAGAACTGGACCGCGGATGCCACATCTCCCTGCAGATCGTAAATCATTCCGAACCGCCTGTGATCCCTCTGGATGAACGGGGTTTCATCGATCCCGTATGCCTTCACCGTATGTTTGTAAACCAGTTCCCGGCTATCGGTAATCAGCTCGTTCAACCGGCCATCCACCGCTACGTAACTCAGGTGGATCTTCCCGTTGAGCTGGGGAACGGAGACATTGATCCATCCATCTGCGGCCCTGGGGCCACTGTCTTTCTCTATCAGGGCATAGTCGGGGATCTCGAAGCGGTAGGCGTCCTGCAAGTCGTACAGATGGTAGGCTTTTTCCGGGTAACTGATCTTCAGGTACCCCATGGGTTTGGGGGTATAGGATTGCTTGCAGGAGGCGGACAGTAGCAGCAGGCAAAGGGCCAGGATCTGCCATCTCCCCGTACCCGGGTTCCTGTCTGTGAGTCCCGCACCTGTCTGTGCTCTGAGTTTCTCTGAAACTCTCCGTCTTTCCGGATCTCTCCGTCTTTCCGGATCTCTCCGTCTTTCCGGATCTCTCCGTCTATAGCTTTTACTCATGCTTTCTCCTCTGCGTATTCGTTCTTCACTGCGTATTCGTTCTTCACTGCGTATTCGTTCTTCTCCGCTTATTCGTTCTTCTCCGGGTTTTTTAAAAATACCTTCACCTCTTTGATCCTTCGCTGGTCCATGGCCATCACGGTGAACTGGATCCCTTTGCAGGGCATCATATCATTCAGGCGCGGAAACCCGCCCTTTAATTCGAGCAGAAGTCCGGCCACCGTCTCCGCATCTCCCTTTACCTCGTCGAAGAGTTCGTCGTCCAGCTCCGTCACCTTATAAAAATCATTCAGCAGTGTTTTCCCGTCAAATATATAGGTGTGGGAATCGATCCTCCTGTAGAACTCTTCCGTGCCGTCCGATTCGTCCGTAATTTCACCCACCACCTCTTCCAGGATATCCTCCATGGTGACGATCCCTTCCGTACCCCCGTATTCATCCACCACAATGGCCAGATGAATCTTTTTCTCCTGGAACTCCTTCAGGAGGTCGTTGATCTTTTTGGTTACGGGAACAAAGAAGGGCTCGCGGATCAGCTTCTGCCAGTTGAACATGTTTTTTTGCCTGATATGGGGCAGAAGGTCCTTCACATACAGGATCCCCTTCAGGTGATCGAAGGTTTCTTCGTAAACCGGAATGCGGGAAAACCCCGATTCGATAAGCACCCGGATCAGGGTGGAGAGATCGGTTTTTAAATCCACAGCCACCACATCGGTCCTTGGTTTCATGATCTCACTCACCTCCAGGTTGCTGAAGCGTACAATTCCCTCCAGCATCTCCTTTTCGTTTTCCACCACATCGGTGGCCAGATCGAGCGCCTCCGACAGGTCCTCCATGGAGATATTCTGCCTCTTTTTGGCCAGCCTGCGGTTCACCAGGGTGGTCGAGCTGACCAGGATAAAGATCAGGGGTTGAAAAATTTTGTCCAGGATCATCAGCGGGCCCGCCATCCGTCTGGCGACCTTCAGGGCAAAGCGGTTGGCATAGACCTTGGGCATG from the Bacteroidales bacterium genome contains:
- a CDS encoding geranylgeranylglyceryl/heptaprenylglyceryl phosphate synthase — encoded protein: MNGFYQELKDRSKKRIALLVDPDGYDNGSLEELIELINLHPPDLLLVGGSILFKPIDISITALKLGTRLPVFIFPGNVFQLSELADGILFLSLISGRNPEFLIGNHVLAAPHLRRTGIEVIPTGYILIENGPASSVEYMSHTRPIPGDKTDIAVATAMAGEMLGLKALYLEAGSGAVQPVAPTMISAVRQGISLPLMVGGGIRSAETALELFRAGADMIVVGNAVEKDPGLIKVFCESRDSFNKSLT
- a CDS encoding 4'-phosphopantetheinyl transferase superfamily protein; protein product: MWEITEDFDTLYGMVNLVEVEKTKLDSFRNISRKIEWLSVRALVKTMIGKDTRILYNSENKPFVRGNTHNISISHSNNLTAVLISKDQRVGIDLEYMSGKISKVANKFINERETITRDPELSKFHLYLHWCAKEALYKICDKQDINFRDGITIAPFVPEEHGFMKGHVVNGNGDESFEMEYLQHENYALVWCVKK
- the gldD gene encoding gliding motility lipoprotein GldD, producing MSKSYRRRDPERRRDPERRRDPERRRVSEKLRAQTGAGLTDRNPGTGRWQILALCLLLLSASCKQSYTPKPMGYLKISYPEKAYHLYDLQDAYRFEIPDYALIEKDSGPRAADGWINVSVPQLNGKIHLSYVAVDGRLNELITDSRELVYKHTVKAYGIDETPFIQRDHRRFGMIYDLQGDVASAVQFFITDSTDHFLRGSLYFNCRPNRDSLNPVIEFLREDILHLIETTEWKY
- the gldE gene encoding gliding motility-associated protein GldE; protein product: MPLTSEAIIAMVVVAVLLFFSAMISGSEVAFFSLGPMHISDLKEHPSRKETLVLYLLERPERLLANILITNNFINVGIVIIASFVTSSIFNFSHAPLLGFFIQVVIITFLLLLFGEIMPKVYANRFALKVARRMAGPLMILDKIFQPLIFILVSSTTLVNRRLAKKRQNISMEDLSEALDLATDVVENEKEMLEGIVRFSNLEVSEIMKPRTDVVAVDLKTDLSTLIRVLIESGFSRIPVYEETFDHLKGILYVKDLLPHIRQKNMFNWQKLIREPFFVPVTKKINDLLKEFQEKKIHLAIVVDEYGGTEGIVTMEDILEEVVGEITDESDGTEEFYRRIDSHTYIFDGKTLLNDFYKVTELDDELFDEVKGDAETVAGLLLELKGGFPRLNDMMPCKGIQFTVMAMDQRRIKEVKVFLKNPEKNE